The Camelina sativa cultivar DH55 chromosome 14, Cs, whole genome shotgun sequence genome includes a window with the following:
- the LOC104742059 gene encoding ATP-dependent DNA helicase mph1-like has protein sequence MGSRVPIETIEEDEEFDWEAAVKEIDLACLKTSIPPPPPLPSSSSSHFTPLAHQPVTGNGTKPPAKRQSTLDRFIGRTENKPENQLVYEPNFDNSPLVGIDPETAKTWIYPVNGSVSLRDYQFAITKTALFSNTLVALPTGLGKTLIAAVVMYNYFRWFPQGKIVFAAPSRPLVMQQIEACHNIVGIPQEWTIDLTGQTCPSKRAFLWKSKRVFFVTPQVLEKDIQSGTCLTKYLVCLVIDEAHRALGNYSYCVVVRELMAVPIQLRILALTATPGSKTQAIQGIIDNLQISTLEYRNESDHDVCPYVHDRKLELIEVPLGQDADDVSKRLFDVIRPYAARLKNFGVKFNRDYQTLSPHEVLMARDTFRQAPLPGLPHVNHGDVEACFSALITLYHIRKLLSSHGIRPAYEMLEEKLREGPFARLMSKNEDIWKTKLLMQQRLSHGAPSPKLSKMLEILVDHFKVKDPRTSRVIIFSNFRGSVRDIMDALSNIGDVVKATEFIGQSSGKTLKGQSQKVQQAVLEKFRAGGFNVIVATSIGEEGLDIMEVDLVICFDANVSPLRMIQRMGRTGRKNNGRVVVLACEGSEKNSYMRKQANGRAIKKHMRNGGTNSFNFHPSPRMIPHIYKPEVQHVEFSIKQFIPRGKKLQDDYATETPAFKKKLTSAETDMLAKYYETDEEKLRLSLIAFPHFQTLPSKVHEVMHSRQTGLLIDAMQQLQEATISEQSKSFFTEFGAPLGEREEFDTGLRVGDDPKDLPSFCDWEVNTSQRNAKKIVESPTSTLETTEKDYEESSLKHRYLFSSECASVDTLGKVFVMPVPLSFFSNLPTSNYMPCAETEKQQSSPNRSHIDFGPIDTSTKKRQDNNISCKLRQRSSPDGANEPLETCSLVKGHSTDVGKGDVESCVGEIVLSSDEDDCEDLELSPRLTNFIKSGVVPESPVYDQEEASREEDLDLPKISSPMRFRNSAYAXEEPSFPGTNVHHKRSDYHIASKTNEVRTPQKEDCLANGTECLNVSPVLEEWRTPLANLTNTNSSASKDWRVSSGEKSETLRQPRKLKRLRRLGDCSSAVKENNPGITDANPMRSRSRSEKQIRGKKKMSVDDDARVFIDAEAEVSSGAEMSADENEDVTGDSFEDSFIDDGTMPTANTQTQSGKVDMMAVYRRSLLSQSPLPARFRDLAASSPSPYSAGLLKRINESRSVSDKSLSSLRTPQTTNSETNQDAIEIGDFSVVQISSESRKRKFSLCNSGDAPVINLESKFAAQAQATEKESFEGVRSNASALEHNDDDDDDDAFFATLDFDAMEAQATLLLSKQRSEAKEKEHASLIPRQGKQRNDAEEKDAPSFDLGLW, from the exons ATGGGATCTAGGGTTCCAATAGAAACcatcgaagaagacgaa GAGTTCGATTGGGAAGCAGCAGTTAAAGAAATCGATTTGGCTTGTTTGAAAACCTcaattcctcctcctcctcctcttccttcttcttcttcgtcccaTTTCACTCCTTTGGCTCATCAACCAGTTACGGGAAATGGCACTAAGCCTCCTGCGAAAAGACAATCTACTCTCGATAGATTCATAGGAAGAACCGAGAATAAACCGGAAAATCAACTTGTTTACGAGCCCAATTTTGACAACAGTCCTTTGGTTGGGATTGATCCTGAGACAGCTAAAACTTGGATTTATCCAG TGAATGGGAGTGTTTCTCTTAGAGATTATCAGTTTGCTATAACGAAGACTGCTTTGTTTTCGAATACATTGGTGGCTTTGCCTACGGGACTTGGTAAAACACTTATAGCTGCAGTTGTTATGTATAATTACTTCAGATGGTTTCCACAAG GTAAAATTGTTTTTGCAGCACCTTCTAGGCCTCTTGTGATGCAGCAGATTGAGGCCTGTCATAATATTGTGGGAATTCCACAA GAATGGACTATTGACTTGACGGGTCAGACATGCCCTTCGAAAAGAGCCTTCTTGTGGAAAAGCAAAAGGGTCTTCTTTGTTACTCCACAAGTGCTTGAGAAGGATATACAGTCAG GAACCTGTCTTACTAAATACTTGGTTTGCTTGGTGATCGACGAGGCACATCGAGCTTTAGGAAATTATTCTTATTGTGTTGTAGTTCGTGAG TTGATGGCGGTACCAATACAGTTGAGAATACTGGCCCTTACTGCAACTCCTGGAT CAAAGACACAGGCCATCCAGGGTATCATTGATAATTTGCAGATATCCACACTTGAATATCGAAATGAGAGTGACCATGATGTTTGCCCTTATGTCCACGACAGAAAATTAGAGCTAATCGAG GTTCCCTTGGGGCAAGATGCAGATGATGTATCCAAACGCCTATTTGATGTTATACGTCCATATGCAGCCAGGCTTAAAAACTTTGGGGTTAAATTCAATAGGGATTATCAAACG TTAAGTCCACATGAAGTACTTATGGCAAGGGATACATTTCGTCAAGCACCTCTACCAGGCCTTCCCCATGTAAATCACGGAGATGTAGAAGCTTGCTTTTCAGCTCTTATCACTCTTTATCACATTCGTAAGCTCCTCTCTAGTCATGGAATAAGACCAGCGTATGAGATGCTAGAAGAGAAACTGAGAGAAGG GCCATTTGCTAGGCTGATGAGTAAGAATGAAGATATTTGGAAGACAAAGCTTTTGATGCAGCAAAGGTTGTCACATGGAGCACCAAGCCCAAAACTTTCGAAGatgttagaaatactagttgaTCATTTCA AAGTGAAAGATCCGAGGACATCACGGGTCATAATCTTCTCAAATTTTAGAGGAAGCGTGAG AGACATAATGGACGCCTTAAGTAATATTGGAGATGTGGTCAAAGCAACTGAGTTTATTGGCCAAAGTTCAG GTAAGACACTGAAAGGGCAGTCGCAAAAAGTTCAGCAGGCAGTTTTGGAG AAATTTAGAGCTGGTGGGTTCAATGTTATTGTTGCAACATCTATTGGCGAAGAAGGCTTGGATATCATGGAAGTCGACCTAGTTATATGTTTTGATGCTAATGTATCCCCTCTAAGGATGATTCAACGGATGGGAAGAACCGGAAGGAAAAATAATGGTCGAGTTG TAGTTCTTGCTTGTGAAGGGTCAGAAAAGAACAGCTATATGCGAAAGCAAGCAAATGGACGGGCCATTAAAAAGCACATGCGGAATGGAGGAacaaatagttttaattttcatCCGAGTCCAAGGATG ATTCCCCATATTTATAAGCCAGAAGTTCAGCATGTTGAGTTTTCAATCAAGCAGTTTATTCCACGTGGAAAGAAACTACAAGATGACTATGCCACTGAGACTCCAGCTTTCAAGAAAAAACTTACATCTGCAGAGACGGATATGCTCGCCAAGTATTACGAAACCGATGAGGAAAAGTTGAGACTGTCCTTGATTGCGTTCCCTCACTTCCAGACATTGCCATCCAAAGTGCACGAAGTAATGCATTCACGTCAAACAGGCTTGTTAATTGACGCTATGCAGCAATTGCAAGAGGCAACTATTTCAGAGCAGAGTAAAAGTTTCTTCACTGAG TTTGGAGCTCCTTTGGGTGAAAGAGAGGAGTTTGACACAGGTCTGAGGGTTGGTGATGATCCGAAAG ATTTACCCTCTTTCTGTGACTGGGAAGTCAACACATCACAGAGAAAcgcaaaaaaaatagttgaatcTCCCACAAGCACCTTAGAGACTACAGAGAAAGATTACGAAGAATCTTCACTCAAACACCGTTATCTTTTCAGTTCAGAATGTGCATCCGTTGATACTCTGGGGAAGGTCTTCGTAATGCCGGTTCCTCtatctttcttttctaatcTACCAACGTCAAACTATATGCCTTGTGCTGAAACAGAAAAACAACAATCTTCCCCGAATAGATCGCACATTGACTTTGGTCCGATAGATACTTCCACAAAAAAACGGCAAGATAATAATATTTCATGCAAGTTAAGGCAAAGATCCTCGCCAGACGGTGCCAATGAGCCACTAGAGACTTGTAGCCTTGTGAAAGGGCATTCCACCGATGTAGGTAAAGGTGATGTCGAGAGTTGTGTTGGAGAAATTGTGCTATCATCGGATGAAGATGACTGTGAGGACTTGGAGCTTAGTCCAAGGCTCACTAATTTTATCAAGAGTGGCGTTGTTCCAGAGTCACCCGTCTATGACCAAG AAGAAGCGAGCAGAGAAGAAGACCTTGATCTTCCTAAGATTTCTTCACCCATGAGGTTTA GAAATTCAGCTTATGCAANCGAAGAGCCTTCTTTCCCTGGGACAAATGTTCATCATAAACGCAGCGATTATCACATTGCGTCAAAGACCAATGAGGTCAGAACTCCTCAAAAGGAGGACTGTTTGGCCAATGGAACAGAATGTTTGAATGTTTCTCCCGTTCTTGAGGAGTGGAGAACTCCCTTGGCGAATCTCACAAACACAAACAGCAGCGCTAGCAAAGATTGGCGGGTGAGTTCTGGAGAAAAGTCAGAAACTCTTCGACAGCCTCGCAAGTTGAAGAGACTACGAAGACTTGGAGATTGCTCGAGTGCTGTAAAGGAGAATAATCCTGGAATTACAGACGCAAACCCTATGAGATCTCGCTCTCGCAGTGAAAAGCAAATTAGAG gtaagaagaagatgagcgtGGATGATGATGCCAGAGTATTTATTGATGCAGAAGCGGA gGTCTCTTCGGGAGCAGAAATGTCTGCTGATGAGAACGAAGATGTGACTGGAGATTCATTTGAAGATAGTTTCATAGATGATGGGACAATGCCTACGGCAAATACTCAAACCCAGTCTGGTAAAGTTGACATGATGGCCGTTTACAG ACGTTCTCTTCTCAGCCAGTCACCATTACCGGCGAGATTTCGTGATTTAGCCGCATCAAGTCCGAGTCCCTATTCTGCTGGACTTTTGAAGAGAATAAATGAGAGCAGAAGCGTCTCAGATAAATCATTGTCTTCTCTCAGAACCccacaaacaacaaactctGAGACAAACCAGGATGCAATAGAGATAGGAGATTTTTCGGTAGTACAAATCTCATCAGAGAGCCGGAAAAGGAAATTCAGCTTATGCAACTCGGGAGATGCCCCCGTGATTAACTTAGAAAGCAAGTTTGCAGCTCAAGCACAAGCCACAGAGAAGGAAAGCTTTGAAGGCGTGAGAAGCAATGCAAGTGCATTAGAGCACaatgacgacgatgatgatgatgatgcattcTTCGCGACACTAGACTTTGATGCTATGGAAGCACAAGCCACATTGTTATTGTCGAAACAGAGGTCAGAAGCAAAAGAGAAGGAACATGCATCGCTTATACCTCGTCAAGGCAAGCAGAGGAATGATGCTGAGGAGAAAGATGCGCCATCTTTTGATCTTGGTCTGTGGTGA
- the LOC104742061 gene encoding uncharacterized protein LOC104742061 encodes MASSSSSSSSTVKFIEKAFLATGSFALSYTDPDQKWLIRKHLTSFLQDYPNWELSTDTFNHNNGARVFINPDLTTTQLPTVQLTIWIHENYPITPPLVFINPDLTTTQLPTVQLTIWIHENYPITPPLVFINPDLTTTQLPTVQLTIWIHENYPITPPLVFINPDLTTTQLPTVQLTIWIHENYPITPPLVFINPDLIPIRTNNPFVSSSGFTNSRYIDIWEYPR; translated from the coding sequence atggcatcatcatcatcatcttcttcttctacagtcAAATTCATAGAAAAAGCCTTCCTTGCCACCGGTTCCTTTGCTCTATCTTACACCGACCCTGATCAGAAATGGCTAATCAGAAAGCATCTAACTTCATTCCTCCAAGACTATCCAAACTGGGAGCTTTCAACTGATACTTTCAATCACAACAACGGAGCCAGAGTGTTTATAAACCCTGATTTGACCACTACACAACTCCCAACCGTGCAATTAACCATTTGGATTCACGAAAACTACCCAATAACGCCTCCTCTAGTGTTTATAAACCCTGATTTGACCACTACACAACTCCCAACCGTGCAATTAACCATTTGGATTCACGAAAACTACCCAATAACGCCTCCTCTAGTGTTTATAAACCCTGATTTGACCACTACACAACTCCCAACCGTGCAATTAACCATTTGGATTCACGAAAACTACCCAATAACGCCTCCTCTAGTGTTTATAAACCCTGATTTGACCACTACACAACTCCCAACCGTGCAATTAACCATTTGGATTCACGAAAACTACCCAATAACGCCTCCTCTAGTGTTTATAAACCCTGATTTGATTCCAATTCGCACCAACAACCCATTCGTCAGTTCTTCAGGATTCACAAACTCTAGATACATCGATATATGGGAATACCCACGATGA